In Prionailurus viverrinus isolate Anna chromosome C2, UM_Priviv_1.0, whole genome shotgun sequence, one DNA window encodes the following:
- the EPM2AIP1 gene encoding EPM2A-interacting protein 1 — MFMTPKRSKMEVDESRVFRAEWTQRYLVVEPPEGEGALCLVCRRLVVATRERDVRRHYEAEHDYYERYVAEGERAALVERLQQGDLPVVTPLTPEERAARAGLGLARLLALKGRGWGEGDFVYQCMEVMLRDVLPEHVSALDGVDLSPEVTRQRVLNINKNLRSQLFNRAKDFKAYSLALDDQAFVAYENYLLVFVRGVGQDLEVQEELLTIINLTRHFSVGALMAAILEALQTAGLSLQRMVGLTTTHTLRMIGENSGLVSYMREKAVSPNCWNVIHYSGFLHLELLSSYDVDVNQIINTISEWIVLIKTRGVRRPEFQALLTESESEHGERVNGRCLNNWLRRGKTLKLIFSLRKEIEAFLVSIGATTVHFTDKQWLCDFGFLVDIMDHLRELSELLRVSKVFAAAAFDHICTFEVKLSLLQRHIEEKNLTHFAAFREVVDELKQHLKEEQKIFDPDRYQVVICRLQKEFERHFKDLRFIKKDLELFANPFNFKPEYAPISVRVELTKLQANTNLWNEYRVKDLGQFYAGLSAESYPIIKGVACKVASLFDSNEICEKAFSYLTRNQHTLSQPLTDEHLHALFRIATTEIEPHWDDLVRGRNEPNP, encoded by the coding sequence ATGTTTATGACGCCTAAGAGGAGTAAAATGGAAGTCGACGAGTCTCGGGTTTTCCGGGCCGAGTGGACCCAGCGTTACTTGGTGGTGGAGCCTCCGGAGGGCGAAGGGGCCCTGTGCCTGGTCTGTCGCCGCCTCGTCGTAGCCACCCGCGAACGCGATGTCAGGCGCCACTACGAGGCCGAGCACGACTACTACGAGCGGTATGTGGCGGAGGGCGAGCGCGCGGCCCTGGTGGAGCGTCTGCAGCAGGGCGACTTGCCCGTGGTCACCCCGCTCACTCCCGAGGAGAGAGCCGCCCGTGCAGGCCTCGGGCTCGCCCGCCTCTTGGCCTTGAAGGGTCGCGGCTGGGGTGAGGGGGACTTTGTGTACCAGTGCATGGAGGTGATGCTGAGGGATGTGCTGCCCGAACACGTAAGCGCTCTGGATGGCGTTGATTTATCGCCAGAGGTCACGCGGCAGAGGGTCCTCAACATTAACAAGAATCTACGCAGTCAGCTTTTTAACCGAGCCAAGGACTTTAAAGCCTATTCCCTTGCCTTGGACGACCAGGCCTTTGTGGCCTATGAGAACTACCTCCTGGTCTTTGTCCGTGGCGTGGGCCAGGACTTGGAGGTACAAGAAGAGCTTCTGACCATCATCAACCTGACTCGTCACTTCAGTGTTGGGGCCCTTATGGCGGCAATCCTCGAGGCCCTGCAGACGGCAGGGCTTAGCTTGCAGCGAATGGTTGGACTCACCACGACCCACACGCTGAGGATGATTGGTGAGAACTCAGGACTAGTGTCATACATGAGAGAAAAGGCTGTAAGCCCCAACTGTTGGAATGTTATCCATTATTCAGGATTTCTGCACTTGGAACTGTTGAGCTCCTACGATGTAGACGTTAACCAGATCATAAATACTATATCTGAATGGATAGTTTTGATTAAGACCAGAGGCGTTAGGCGCCCCGAATTTCAGGCTCTCCTCACTGAATCTGAATCAGAGCATGGCGAAAGGGTTAACGGACGATGTCTGAACAATTGGCTTAGAAGAGGGAAAACTTTAAAACTGATATTTTCCCTGAGAAAAGAGATAGAAGCCTTCCTGGTTTCGATAGGGGCCACAACGGTCCATTTCACAGACAAGCAGTGGCTTTGTGACTTTGGCTTCTTGGTGGATATCATGGACCATCTTCGAGAACTCAGTGAACTGTTGAGAGTTAGTAAAGTCTTTGCTGCCGCTGCCTTTGACCATATCTGTACCTTTGAAGTTAAGCTGAGTTTACTGCAGAGacacattgaagaaaaaaacctcacacaCTTTGCGGCCTTCAGAGAAGTTGTCGATGAGCTTAAACAGCAtcttaaagaagaacaaaaaatatttgatcCCGATAGGTATCAAGTGGTGATCTGTCGCCTGCAAAAAGAATTTGAGAGACATTTCAAGGACCTCAGGTTCATTAAAAAGGACTTGGAACTTTTTGCGAATCCTTTTAATTTTAAGCCTGAATATGCACCTATTTCAGTAAGAGTGGAGCTAACCAAACTTCAGGCAAATACTAACCTTTGGAATGAATACAGAGTCAAAGATCTGGGGCAGTTCTATGCTGGCTTGTCCGCCGAATCTTACCCAATTATCAAAGGGGTTGCCTGTAAGGTGGCATCCTTGTTTGATAGTAATGAAATCTGCGAAAAGGCTTTTTCGTATTTGACTCGAAACCAACACACTTTGAGCCAACCCTTGACAGATGAGCATCTCCACGCCCTGTTTAGGATTGCCACAACTGAAATAGAGCCGCATTGGGATGACCTTGTGAGAGGAAGAAACGAACCCAATCCATAG